A window from Mangifera indica cultivar Alphonso chromosome 2, CATAS_Mindica_2.1, whole genome shotgun sequence encodes these proteins:
- the LOC123197931 gene encoding protein DETOXIFICATION 42-like — MMAEECANFPSYDKNKPPLHVFFRNARHALKLDELGLEIAQIALPASLALTADPIASLVDTAFIGHIGPVELAAVGVAIALFNQISRIAIFPLVSITTSFVAEEDTVNKINQEAQELGECLESSDVENKELPPKTEAKELLPKNYSGESEYKANTYEYTKSGKKRRHIPSASSALVVGSILGILEAIILIAGAKPLLDFMGIGADSAMLTPAQQYLTLRSLGAPAVLLSLAMQGVFRGFKDTKTPLYATLSGDLANIILDPIFIFVFRLGVRGAAIAHVISQYLIAGILLWRLIEQVDLIPPSVKQLQFGRFLKNGFLLLIRVMSVTFCVTLSASLAARQGPTCMAAFQVCLQVWLATSLLADGLAVAGQAILASSFAKKDYTRATETAARVLQLGLILGCILSIALAVGLTYGKVLFSRDADVLHLISIGIPFVAGTQPLNSLAFVFDGVNFGASDFKYAAYSMLTVAIFSILCLLFLSTTGGFIGLWVALTIYMSLRAFAGFWRIGTGTGPWEFLRR, encoded by the exons ATGATGGCCGAAGAATGTGCTAATTTCCCTTCTTATGATAAGAATAAACCTCCCCTCCACGTTTTCTTCAGGAATGCCAG ACATGCGTTGAAGTTGGACGAACTTGGTCTAGAAATAGCACAGATTGCACTGCCGGCTTCACTGGCTTTGACGGCAGATCCAATTGCTTCTTTAGTTGATACAGCTTTTATTGGCCATATAG GCCCAGTAGAACTTGCAGCAGTTGGAGTTGCTATTGCTCTATTCAATCAAATATCAAGAATTGCAATCTTTCCACTCGTCAGTATCACAACTTCTTTTGTTGCTGAGGAAGATACagttaataaaatcaatcaagaggCACAAGAGTTAGGTGAATGCTTAGAATCTAGTGATGTTGAAAATAAGGAGTTGCCACCAAAAACTGAAGCTAAAGAGTTGTTGCCAAAAAATT ATTCTGGTGAGTCTGAATACAAAGCCAATACCTATGAATATAcaaaatctggaaaaaaaaGGCGACATATTCCATCAGCCTCATCAGCTTTGGTTGTTGGTAGCATCCTTGGAATCCTTGAAGCCATAATCCTCATAGCTGGAGCAAAACCTCTATTAGACTTCATGGGAATCGGTGCT GACTCTGCTATGTTAACCCCTGCTCAACAATACTTGACATTAAGGTCACTGGGTGCCCCTGCAGTTCTTTTGTCATTGGCCATGCAAGGGGTCTTTCGCGGATTCAAGGATACAAAAACCCCATTATATGCCACAT TGTCCGGTGACTTAGCAAACATAATTTTGGACCCaatattcatttttgtttttcgtTTAGGAGTCAGGGGTGCAGCAATTGCCCATGTTATCTCTCA GTACCTTATTGCAGGTATACTTTTGTGGAGATTAATAGAGCAAGTTGATCTCATTCCTCCTTCTGTGAAACAACTCCAATTTGGTCGATTTCTTAAAAATG GTTTTCTATTGCTGATTAGAGTAATGTCAGTCACATTCTGTGTTACCCTTTCCGCATCTTTGGCTGCACGACAGGGACCAACTTGCATGGCTGCATTTCAGGTCTGCTTGCAGGTTTGGTTGGCAACATCTCTTCTTGCTGATGGTTTGGCTGTTGCTGGTCAG GCAATCCTTGCAAGTTCATTTGCCAAGAAAGATTATACAAGGGCAACAGAAACTGCAGCTCGAGTATTGCAG TTGGGATTGATTCTTGGGTGCATTTTATCCATTGCACTTGCAGTAGGACTAACATATGGAAAAGTATTATTCTCAAGAGATGCCGATGTTCTCCACCTCATTAGCATAGGAATTCCG TTTGTTGCAGGTACTCAACCCTTGAATTCATTAGCATTCGTATTTGATGGTGTCAATTTTGGAGCATCAGATTTCAAATATGCAGCATACTCTATG CTTACAGTAGCCATTTTCAGCATCCTATGCCTGTTGTTTCTCTCCACCACAGGTGGGTTCATCGGGCTCTGGGTTGCTTTAACCATCTACATGAGTCTCAGAGCTTTTGCCGGATTTTGGAG GATAGGAACTGGAACGGGGCCTTGGGAATTTCTCCGGAGATGA
- the LOC123208772 gene encoding dicarboxylate transporter 1, chloroplastic-like, producing MATMALTSSFSSLSPQSLKSRNLKIPTRSNFTPRSISLNPNPIILTNNLSFKSPQLLKSIPTLTSSKKLTVKASASAPAPASPAPQPWHGAAMKPLLASIATGVILWFVPVPSGVSRNAWQLLAIFLATIVGIITQPLPLGAVALMGLGASVLTKTLTFAAAFSAFGDPIPWLIALAFFFARGFIKTGLGNRIAYQFVSLFGSSSLGLGYSLVFSEALLAPAIPSVSARAGGIFLPLVKSLCVACGSNVGDGTENKLGSWLMLTCFQTSVISSSMFLTAMAANPLSATLTLNTINQAIGWMDWAKAAIVPGLVSLVVVPLLLYIIYPPTVKSSPDAPKLARENLEKMGPMSSNEKIMATTLLLTVGLWVFGGILNVDAVTAAILGLSILLITGVVTWKECLAEGVAWDTLTWFAALIAMAGYLNKYGLISWFSQTVVKFVGGLGLSWQASSGILVLLYFYSHYFFASGAAHIGAMFTAFLSVATALGCPPYLGALVLSFLSNIMGGLTHYGIGSAPVFYGANYVPLAKWWGYGFLISIVNLIIWLGVGGFWWKVIGLW from the exons ATGGCGACTATGGCTCTCACTTCCTCTTTTAGCTCTCTATCTCCCCAATCACTCAAATCTCGAAATCTCAAAATCCCAACGAGATCAAACTTCACTCCCCGCTCAATTTCTCTAAATCCAAATCCAATTATACTAACTAACAATCTCTCATTCAAATCCCCACAGCTTCTTAAATCAATTCCAACACTCACCTCCTCAAAGAAACTAACCGTTAAGGCCTCAGCTTCAGCTCCAGCTCCGGCTTCCCCGGCCCCGCAGCCATGGCATGGAGCCGCAATGAAGCCGTTACTAGCGTCGATAGCTACAGGTGTCATCCTCTGGTTTGTCCCCGTACCTTCCGGCGTCTCACGAAACGCGTGGCAACTGCTTGCCATTTTTCTCGCCACAATCGTCGGCATCATCACTCAACCGCTGCCGCTCGGCGCCGTGGCTCTCATGGGCCTAGGAGCCTCCGTTCTCACAAAAACGCTGACGTTTGCCGCCGCGTTCTCAGCTTTCGGTGACCCGATCCCCTGGCTTATCGCCCTTGCCTTCTTCTTCGCCCGTGGCTTCATCAAAACCGGACTCGGCAATAGAATCGCCTACCAATTCGTCTCCCTATTTGGATCCTCGTCGTTAGGGTTAGGTTACAGCCTTGTCTTCAGCGAGGCGCTGTTGGCTCCGGCGATTCCGTCAGTTTCTGCACGTGCCGGCGGGATCTTTCTACCGTTAGTGAAGTCTCTCTGCGTGGCGTGCGGTAGTAACGTCGGCGACGGGACGGAGAACAAGCTAGGGTCGTGGTTAATGTTGACGTGTTTCCAAACTTCGGTTATATCGTCGTCAATGTTTTTGACGGCGATGGCAGCGAATCCTTTAAGTGCCACGTTGACGTTGAATACGATTAATCAGGCGATTGGGTGGATGGATTGGGCCAAGGCAGCGATTGTGCCGGGACTGGTGTCGTTGGTTGTGGTACCGTTGCTGTTGTATATAATTTATCCGCCTACTGTGAAAAGTAGCCCGGATGCGCCCAAATTAGCCCGAGAGAATCTGGAGAAGATGGGACCAATGAGCTCCAATGAGAAGATAATGGCTACCACTTTGCTTCTTACG GTGGGGCTCTGGGTTTTTGGTGGGATACTGAACGTGGATGCTGTTACTGCTGCTATTCTTGGATTGTCTATCCTCCTTATCACTGGTGTTGTGACATGGAAGGAATGCTTAGCTGAGGGAGTTGCTTGGGATACACTCACATGGTTTGCTGCACTTATTGCTATGGCTGGGTATCTCAACAAATATGGTCTCATATCCTGGTTCAGCCAAACTGTGGTTAAG TTTGTTGGTGGATTGGGTCTTTCATGGCAGGCATCTTCCGGTATTCTGGTTCTTCTCTATTTTTACTCTCACTACTTCTTTGCCAGTGGAGCAGCTCACATTGGTGCCATGTTCACTGCCTTCTTGTCTGTCGCTACTGCTCTTGGCTGCCCTCCATACTTAGGAGCCCTAGTCCTCTCCTTCCTCTCCAACATTATGGGTGGCCTTACCCACTATGGCATAGGATCAGCACCTGTTTTCTATGGTGCCAACTATGTGCCGCTGGCCAAATGGTGGGGTTATGGTTTCCTCATCTCAATAGTCAATCTCATTATCTGGCTTGGCGTTGGTGGCTTCTGGTGGAAAGTCATTGGCTTGTGGTAA
- the LOC123206901 gene encoding transcription factor MYB46-like, with translation MRKPSDPSPMKITTSNSFVNSNGGGALPGGNKLRKGLWSPEEDDKLMSYMLNNGQGCWSDVARNAGLQRCGKSCRLRWINYLRPDLKRGAFSPQEEELIIHLHSLLGNRWSQIAARLPGRTDNEIKNFWNSTIKKRLKNLSSSSTTLSPNGAGENYSYSEAPNKVMANGFMSMHEHQHHQQGMNMPMYMMDPSSSSSNTSSSYMGDALSHNKQGVLNMFGNYLSGNWNHHQQEIYVPPLMDSISSMEENVNVKEEDNHNISYDSNMNNNNNNNKGENLDGVGSFWQGSSEENKFGEWDLEELMKDVSSFPNNFLENIF, from the exons ATGAGGAAGCCTTCAGACCCTTCTCCAATGAAGATCACTACTTCCAACAGCTTTGTTAACAGTAACGGTGGTGGTGCCTTGCCTGGTGGCAATAAGCTGAGGAAGGGCTTGTGGTCTCCCGAGGAAGATGACAAGCTGATGAGCTACATGCTCAACAATGGCCAGGGTTGTTGGAGCGATGTTGCCAGAAATGCTGGCTTGCAGAGATGTGGGAAGAGCTGCAGACTTCGTTGGATTAATTACTTGAGACCTGACCTCAAACGTGGTGCCTTTTCTCCTCAAGAAGAGGAGCTTATTATCCATCTGCATTCTCTTCTTGGCAACAG gTGGTCTCAAATTGCGGCTCGATTGCCAGGGCGTACGGacaatgaaataaagaatttttggAATTCAACAATCAAGAAAAGGCTTAAgaatttatcttcttcttcaactacACTCTCACCAAATGGCGCTGGCGAAAATTATTCTTACTCAGAGGCCCCAAATAAAGTCATGGCTAATGGCTTCATGTCCATGCATgaacatcaacatcatcaacAAGGCATGAACATGCCCATGTACATGATGGATCCATCCTCGTCATCGTCAAACACATCATCGTCATACATGGGGGATGCTTTGTCTCATAACAAGCAAGGGGTGCTCAACATGTTTGGAAATTATTTAAGCGGAAATTGGAATCATCATCAGCAGGAGATCTATGTGCCTCCATTAATGGATAGTATAAGCAGCATGGAGGAGAATGTTAACGTGAAGGAGGAGGATAATCATAATATTTCATATGATAGTaacatgaataataataataataataataaaggagAGAATTTAGATGGGGTTGGGAGCTTTTGGCAGGGATCTTCAGAAGAGAACAAATTTGGAGAATGGGACTTGGAGGAGTTGATGAAAGATGTTTCATCTTttcctaataattttttagaaaacatattctag